The [Clostridium] colinum genome includes the window AATAGTACCAAGTATTGAAGAAAGTACAGAGAGTACAACAGAAAGTAAACCAGTGGTAGAAGTAGTACCAAGTGTAGAAGAAAGTACAGAGAGTACAACAGAAAGTAAACCAGTGGTAGAAGTAGTACCAAGTGTAGAAGAAAGTACAGAAAGTAAACCAGAAAATAAGCCAGTGGTAGAAATGGTACCAAGTGTAGAAGAAAGCACAGAGAGTACAACAGAAAGCAAGCCAATGGTAGAGGTAGTACCAAGTATTGAAGAAAGTACAGAAAGTACAACAGAAAGTAAACCAATGGTAGAAATGGTACCAAGTGTAGAAGAAGGCACAGAAAGTACAACAGAAAGTAAACCAGTGGTAGAAGAACAAATCAGCCAAGAAATAGAAGAAGTTAAAGTAATTAATGAAGAAGAAAAATCAGAAAAAGTTGAAGATATTATTAAATTTGATGATGTTAAAGAAAGTCATTGGGCAAATAAATCTATAAGTAAGTTAGTTAGCGTTGGTGTTATAAAAAATACAGATAGTGATAAATTTAATCCGAATGAAAGCGTAAAAAAATCAGATTTAATAAATATTATTACAGATACTTTAGGAATAGATAAAAAAGAAGAATTAGCTTTAAATAATTTAAATGATGAAGTATTAAGAGAAGATGCTATGGTTATAGTTGCTAAAGCTTTAGAAAGTATAAATATAGATTTAGATAAAAATACATCATCTTTAAATAATTTTAAAGATAAAGACAAAATTTCTAAAGAGTCTGTTGATTATATTTCAGCTTTAGTTAATGCAAATATAATTTGTGGTAGTAATGGGAAACTAAATGTTGAAAAAAATATAACAAAAGCAGAAGTTGCTGTTATTATGGATAGACTTTATGATGTTGTAAACAAATAAATTTAACATTTTTAAGGTTATTTAGTAATGAATAATAAAAAAGATAAAGTTATTTAGTTATAGCTTTATCTTTTTTTATTGTATAAAAATATAAAGCTAAATATAAATTTTATCAAATTAAAAGTTATTAAAAAATTTTTTTAATAGGATTTTTAGTTGTTTTGAATAAAATTTCATACAATATTAAAGTTTAATAAAAAATTATAAAATACACTAATATTATTTATATAAAATATCTAAAATAAATGTGAAAAATCACAATAAATGTGAAAAAAATAAAAATATTTCAATTTGTTTCTAAATCTATTATATATATTGATTAAAATATTAAGACGCATATAATATTAAATAAAGATACATATGTTTTTTAGAAAGGAGTGAAAACTATGTTACAGAAAATTCAAAAATTTGGTGGGGCTATGTTTACACCTGTTTTATTATTTGCTTTTGCTGGAATAGTTATAGGGCTTGGTACATTATTTACCACACAAGCAGTTATGGGGGATTTAGCATTACCAACAAGTTTTTGGTATAAATGTTGGAATGTAATTTTACAAGGTGGTTGGACAGTTTTTAATCAATTACCATTATTATTTGTTGTAGGTCTTCCTATAGGTATGGCAAATAAACAAAATGGTAGATGTGCTATGGAAGCACTTGTTTTATATTTGACATTTCATTATTTTTTAAGTGCTATTTTATCTCAATGGGGAGCTAACTTTGGAGTAGATTTTTCTGCAGAAGTTGGTGGAACAAGCGGATTAACAATGATTGCAAATATTAAAACACTTGATATGGGTATGCTTGGAGCGTTGGGTATATCTTTAGTAGTTATTTATTTACATAATAGATTTTTTGATACAAAATTACCAGAGTGGTTAGGTACTTTTAGTGGTTCAACCTTTATATTTATGATAGGATTTGTTGTTATGCTACCATTAGCGTTAATTTCCGCAATAGTTTGGCCTAAAGTACAAGATATTATGGGGTTATTTCAAGGATTTGTAACTCAAATGGGAGCTTTTGGTATATGGATATTTGTATTTCTTGAAAGGATATTAATACCATTTGGATTACATCATATATTATATTCACCATTTTGGTATGATAATGTTCTTGTTCCTGGAGGACTATATTCTTACTGGGCAACACAATTACCAGATATTGCAGCATCAACAGAGAGCTTAAGAAGTTTGGTGCCAGAGGCTGGATTTACATCTACTGGATTTTCTAAAATATTTGGTTGTCCTGGAGTTGCATTAGCTTTTTATTGTACAGCTAAACCAGAAAAAAAGAAAAAAGTTTTAGGATTATTAATACCTATTACTTTAACAGCAATTTTCTGTGGTGTAACAGAGCCTATTGAATTTACATTTTTATTTATTGCACCAATGTTATTTGTAGTACACGCATTATTGGCGGCGACATTATCAACAACTATGTATTTGGCAGGTATTGTAGGAATACATGCAGGTGGTGCAATAGAAATGGCATCTTTAAACTGGATACCTCTTATGAAAAATCATTGGAGCCAATATTTAATAATGTTATTAATCGGTTTAACATTTACTTTTATATGGTTTGTAGTATTTAGATTTTTAATATTAAAATTTGACTTTAAAACACCAGGCCGTGAAGATGATATGGAAATAAAATTTGGGTCTAAAAAAGAATATAGAGAACAAAAAAATAAAAAAAGTAAAGATAAAAATGATGATAGAGAGTTTGTATTAGCAATTTTAGATGGATTAGGCGGTAAAGAAAATATAGTTGAAGTAACAAATTGTGCAACAAGGTTAAGAGTTAATGTAAAAGATGAAACAATATGTAAAGGTGATGACTATTTTAAACATATAGGTGCTCACGGTTGTTTTTGTAAGGGTAAATCTTATCAAGTTATTATAGGGTTAAATGTTGCATCTGTTAGAGAAGAATTTGAAAAATTTTTATATTGACAAAGGTTGTGATATTTATGTTAGATATTAAAAAAAATACAATAAATAGATATTTTATAATAACTAAAACTCTATTTTTGGTAAGTCCGATTTTATATTTTTTATATTTTTATATGCTATTTAAAAATACCAATATACCTTTTTATGAAGCTATACAAACTAATCCAGTTATTACAATAATGTTTTTAATAGCAATGACTAATCCTTTTATTGCATATATGTTATCAATAATTGAACAAAGGTTAAAGTTGGGAGATATTAAATATGTTGTTTTAAATTTATTATTATTAATTTTATCTCAAATTTTATTCCAAAACATATGGTATATACTAATATTAAGCTTTATGCTATATAAAATAATTAAAACATATAATATTAACATTTTAGACGCTTGTAAATTAAAAAATAATAATAAAATATTTTCATTAATATATGGAAGTATTGCAATAAATATATTAGCTTGTATTTGTTTTTTTGCAAATATAAAAATAAATTAATTTTTAGGAGGAAATAATTATGGAAAATAAAAAATATTCAATTACAGTTGCTGGCGGTGGTAGTACATTTACACCAGGTATTGCATTAATGTTATTAGAAAATCTTGATAGATTTCCAATAAGAAAGATAATATTTTATGATAATGATAAAGAAAGACAAGAGATTATAGCAAAAGCTTGTGAAATATATTTTAAAGAAAATGCACCAGATATAGAATTTAAATATACAACAGAACCAGAAGAAGCATTTACAGACATAGACTTTGTATTAGCTCATATTCGTGTGGGTAAATATGCAATGCGTGAAAAAGATGAAAAAATACCTTTAAAATATGGAGTTGTAGGGCAAGAAACTTGTGGTCCAGGTGGTATAGCTTATGGTATGCGTTCTATAGGTGGCGTTTTAGAAATTCTTGATTATATGGAAAAATATTCTCCTAATGCGTGGATGCTTAACTATTCTAACCCTGCGGCTATTGTTGCTGAAGCTACAAGAAGATTAAAACCAAATTCTAAAATATTAAATATTTGTGATATGCCAATAGATTTAGAAGAAAAAATGGCTCATATGGTTGGGCTTAAGTCTAGAAAAGAAATGCAAGTAGGATATTATGGACTAAACCATTTTGGTTGGTGGCATAAAATATATGATAAAGAAGGAAAAGATTTGATGCCACAAATAAAAAAACATATAGCTGTAAATGGATTTGCAGATGCTTTATCTGATACAAACCAACATGTAGATGAAAGCTGGGTTCATACATTTAAAAAAGCAAAAGATGTTTATGCAGTAGACCCAGAAACTATACCAAATACTTATTTAAAATATTATTTATTTCCAGACTATATAGTAGAAACTTCTAACCCAGAATATACTCGTGCAAATGAAGTTATGGACGGAAGAGAAAAGCATATCTTTGGTATGTGTAGAGAAATTATAGAAAAAGGAACAAGCGTAGGCTGTGGGTTTGAAGCAGATGCACATGCAACTTATATTGTAGATTTAGCTTGTGCTATTGCAAAAAATACTCAAGAAAGATTTTTATTAATAGTAGAAAATGAGGGAGCAATAGAAAATTTTGATAAAACAGCAATGGTTGAAATTCCTTGTATTGTAGGTAGTAATGGATATGAAAAAATATGTCAAGGGGTTATACCTCAGTTTCAAAAAGGACTAATGGAACAACAAGTTAGCGTAGAAAAATTGACAGTTGAAGCGTGGATTGAGGGAAGCTATCAAAAGCTATGGCAAGCTTTGACTTTATCAAAAACTGTCCCTAGCGCTAAAGTAGCTAAACTTATATTAGATGATTTAATAGAGGCTAACAAAGATTATTGGCCAGAGTTGAAATAAATGAGCAAATAATTATATTAAATTATATATTTTTAAAAGGGTGTAGACTTTATCTACATCCTTTTAAAAATATAAAAATTTATCTTTTTTTATTTTAAATTAAAAAGTGTATTTTATTACATAAGAGTTAAATTGAAGGTTATTTGTTATTTATTTTTAGTTTAAAACTATCTATTTTTTTAATATCTTTACTATATATAAGATAATTTAGTTTGTGTAGACAAAGTTTTATATATGTAGTAAAATTAATGTAAAATTATAAAAGGGAGGTATTTATGAGTTTTGATGAACTTGTAAATAAACATTATAATTGTTTAAATCAAAATGATTTATTTATTTTAGAATATATAAAAAATAATAAAAAAGAATGTGAAAATTTATCTATAGATGAACTTGCTTTAAAATGTAATGTATCTAGAACTACTATATTAAGATTTGCTAAAAAATTATCATTAAAAGGTTATAGCGAGCTAAAATTATATCTAAAGCTAGAAAATAAAAAAACTATAAATAGTATAGATAACATAAATTTAGTTTGTAATGCTTATGAGCAAGCTATGTTATATATAAAAAATAAAAATTGTAATGATATTTTTAAATGTATTGACAATGCTAAAAATATTTATTTAATTGGCTTTGGTATGGTACAATCTTCTATAAAAAAAGAGCTAAAGCGAATTTTTATGGCAGCAGGAAAGATATTTTATGATATAAGTGGATATAACGAGGCAGAAATGATTATAAATTTGGCAGATAGTGATGATGTTTTTATACTTATATCTGTTTCTGGAGAAAATGAATTTATTTTAAATTGTGCTAAATATTTAAATATACGTAATATACAAACTATATCTATTACTGAATTAAAAGATAACTCTTTAGCACATATAAGTAGCTATAATTTATATATATCTTCTGTTTCTCTTTCTTCATCATTAAACAATATAGTATATAATTCAGTAGTTTCATATTTTATATTAATTGAAATTTTATTTTTAAAATATATTGAATATAAAAATATAGATAAGAGGTGTGATGGTGGGTATAGAGGAGTTAGTGAACAAAAACTATGAGAAGCTAAACCAAAATGATTTACATATATGTAATTATATATTAAACAACAGAAAAGAATGTATTAATATTAGTATACAAGAATTAGCTAAAAAATGTAGCGTTTCTCATACAAGTATATTTAGGCTTACTACAAAGCTAGGACTTAAAGGCTATAGTGAATTAAAAATATATTTAAAATGGGAAGAAGAGAAAAAAACTAAAATAAAAGAAAATGAACTAGATAAAATATATAATGATTTAATATCTTCTTTAAATATTATAAAAAATAGAGATTGTACAGATATTTTTAATTTATTAGACAATGCAAATAAAATTTATTCTTATGCAAGTGGATCTATTCAAAAAAGTGTTTGTAAATTTTTAAAAAATTCTTTCTTATTTTCAAATAAATTATTAAATGTTATTGAAGGAAGAGAAGAAACGCAGATTGTAATTAAATTTTTACAAAAAGAAGATGTATTTTTTATAATTTCTTTATCAGGAAATGATAAGTTTGTAAATGATTTTGCATTAAAGCTTAAAAATAAAGGTGTAAAAGTTATCTCTATTACTAAAGATGGAAATAATGAACTAGCCCAAATAAGTGATATAAATTTATTTTTTTATACTCATTATATAAAAGACAACGTATTTTCTACATCAGCATTTTTTATGATAAGTGAAATATTAATATTTAAGTATATGCAATATAAAGGATTATAACAGGGGTATGAAAAAAGTAGATTTCTTAATACAACAAAGTCTCGTCTTGTGATTATAATTTTTATATTTACATAAAAAAGAAAAAATTAGTCTAGAATATTTTGTTTTTAGTATATATTTATAATTTATTAAATTGATAAAATAAAAAAAGTAAGCATACAATAAGATTTTTTTAGTATATTTATATAAAAAATATATAAGGAGAAAAAATATGAATTTTCTAAAAAAATCTTTTTTTATTATGCTTATTTTTATATTAGCAGGTTGTTCTAAAAATAAAGAGGATAAAGACGATTATGTAAGTGTACAAGAGAAGTTTGTTAATATGGAGGCTTATTCTTGTAATGCTGAAGTAACATTTTATTCTAACAATGGGGAAAATAAATATAATATAGCTCAACAAGCTAAAAATGATGGTAGATATTACATAGAGGCTACTTCTCCAGATAATGTAAAAGGAAATATAATACTTTTTGATGGTAATATACTTTGGCAATATAATCCGACATTAGATAGTAAAATATCAGTAGGTGATAAAGATAAAATGGCTAGAAAAGAAATTTGTCTTTTTAGTTTTTTAGAAAATCATTTAAAAAGTAAAGATATAGCTTTAGAAACAGCTAATATAGATGACAATGTTTATTCTGTTTTGGAGGCTAAAATACCTGGGGGTAACAAATATTTTGATAGTGAAAAGCTATGGATAAACAATGAAACAAAAGCTCCAGAAAAACTTATTATATATGATACAGAAGGAAAAGAAAGAATTTTAGTTGAATATGATAATTTTATTTATAATCCTCAAATTCAAGATAGCAAATTTGATATAGAAAATATTGCAAAACCAGAAGAAAATTAGTATTATATATTATAATAACTTTAAAAGGGGATAATATATGATAGATTATGAAAGAGTGATAGCGGAAATAAATTTGGACAATATAGCTTATAATATGTCTAATATTAGAAAAAATATAGATAAAAAAACAAAAATAATGGCAATAGTAAAAGCAGATGCTTATGGACACGGAGCAGTTGAGGTAGCAAAAACAGCACTTTATAATGGAGCAGATTGGCTAGGAGTGGCTATAATAGATGAAGCTATAGAGCTTAGAAAAAACAATATATTTGAGCCTATTTTAATTTTAGGGCACACTATGGAACACAAATTTTTACAAGTTATAAGATATAATATAACTCAAACTGTTTTTTCTTATGAAATGGCAAAAAAATTGTCGGATGAGGCAACAAAGATTAAAAAAAGTGTAGATATACATATAAAAATAGACACTGGTATGTCTAGACTTGGATTTTTACCAACAGAAGAAAGCATAGAACAAATAATAGCTATAAAAAAATTACCATACATAAATATAACAGGTATATTTACACATTTTGCAACGTCAGATATGGAAGATAAATCTTTTACTAAAAATCAATTTGAAAAATATAAATATGTTGTAGATATATTAGAAAAAAGAGGATTTGAAAATATTATAAAACATATCTCTAATAGCGGAGCTATATTAGATTTAGAAGAATATAGGCTTGATATGGTTAGAGCAGGGATAATATTATATGGTATGTATCCATCTAATCAAGTTTTAAAAACTATAAACTTAAAACCAGCTATGAGCCTAAAAACTCATATAAGCTATGTTAAAGAAGTAGAAGAAAATGTTAGTGTTAGTTATTGTCGTACATATTTTACAAATAAAAAAACTAAAATAGCAACAATACCAGTTGGTTATGCAGATGGATATGCAAGAGCTTTAAGCAATAAAGCAAGAGTTTTTATAAACGGAGAATATGCAAATGTTATAGGAAATATTTGTATGGACCAATTTATGATAGATGTAACACATATATCTAATATAAAACAAGGAGATATAGCTATTCTTATGGGTGAAGGAATAACAGCGGAAGAAATAGCTTCTTTACAAGGCACTATAAATTATGAAATTGTATGTAATATAGGAAAAAGAGTACCTAGAGTTTATATAAAAAACAATCAATTTTTGAAAATAAAAAAATAGTTTATATAAAAATACTCCCGCAAAAATATTAAATAAAAACGTAGATTAAGTATAAATATTTTTAAATATGTTCATAATAAAGATAACAAATTAGTTAGTAGGTGATATTATGAATATATATATAAAGAACAAAATTAATGCGGAGTGTGAAAAAATATGATTGTGAAAAGAGGGGATATATTTTATGCAGATTTAAGCCCTGTTATAGGCTCCGAACAGGGGGGCGTTAGGCCAATTTTAATTATACAAAATGATATAGGAAATAGATATAGCCCAACTGTTATTTGTGCGGCTATAACATCTCAAATAAACAAGGCTAAATTGCCAACACATATAGAAATAGATTGTACAAAATATCCTTTAATAAAAGATTCTGTAGTTTTGTTAGAACAAGTAAGAACTATTGATAAAAAAAGAATGAAAGAAAAAATAGGCCATTTAGATGATACTATAATGAGTAAAGTAGACAAAGCGTTGTTAATTAGCTTGGGACTTAATACATAAGCCAAGGTTAAAGATAAAATCTTTAGCTTTTTTAAAACTATAAAAACTTTCATAATCTTAAATAAATTGTAATTCATAATTGAATTTGTCTATAGCTCAAACTATCCACAATATTTGTTAATATATTGTGGATAGTTTTAATATTTAAAAATAAGTTATCAACATTTAGGATATAGAAAGAGTTTAGAGAAAGTCTACACTTTTTTAATAAAAAAAGGCTTATCTTTTTGAATGAACTGTATTAAAAAATTTGATTTTATTGTAAAAAAGAAAAAGTGTATAAAAATTTATTTTTAATACGATTTTAAGTAAAGCTCCTTATTATTTATATTTTATTTCATATTTATCTATATAATATTTTTATACTGTTTTTTATTTTTATTATTTATAATAATTTAAAATATCTTAAGGGTTTATAATATTATATGTAATTTTTTAAATGTTAGCTTAAAAAAATTAAAAAATTTTAAATTATTATGTAATAAAATTTTTTAAAATATTAATAAAAAAGTATTGACATGAAAAATGTATTATGATATTATAATCAAGTCGCTAAAATAAAGTTGTTAAGAAAAAGAAAAAATGTAAAAAAGATGAAAAAAGTTCTTGACAATATGAAAGATAAGTGATAAACTAATTAAGTCGCTAAAACGACGATAAATCAAAAGTCAAGTAAATAAAATAAAAAGTGCTTGACAAAAATGAAAAAAATGTTATAATAGAACAAGTAACTAATAAAATTTACAAAAAATGAGATTAGTTAAAGATATTATAAAAAATTGAACATTGAAAACTAAATAATCAAAAAGTGAATTAGACAACCCGAAAAATTCAAGTGAGAAAAAACACTAAAAAAGAGAAAAAGTCAGAGTAATCTGAGCGAATTAAACTTAAAGTTTAAAGAATTAAAATGAGAGTTTGATCCTGGCTCAGGATGAACGCTGGCGGCGTGCCTAACACATGCAAGTCGAGCGGAGTTTTATGGGAGCTTGCTTTTATAAAATTTAGCGGCGGACGGGTGAGTAACGCGTGGGTAACCTGCCCTATACACAGGGATAACATTGAGAAATTGATGCTAATACCTGATAAGCCAACAAGTAGGCATCTGCAAGTTGGAAAAACTGAGGTGGTATAGGAGGGGCCCGCGTCTGATTAGCTAGTTGGTGGGGTAAAGGCCTACCAAGGCGACGATCAGTAGCCGACCTGAGAGGGTGATCGGCCACATTGGAACTGAGACACGGTCCAAACTCCTACGGGAGGCAGCAGTGGGGAATATTGCACAATGGGGGGAACCCTGATGCAGCAACGCCGCGTGAAGGAAGAAGTATTTCGGTATGTAAACTTCTATCGACAGGGAAGAAATAAATGACGGTACCTGAATAAGAAGCACCGGCTAAATACGTGCCAGCAGCCGCGGTAATACGTATGGTGCAAGCGTTATCCGGATTTACTGGGTGTAAAGGGTGAGTAGGCGGTTATGCAAGTCATATGTGAAATTCTGGGGCTCAACCTCAGGGCTGCATAAGAAACTGTGTAACTAGAGTACAGGAGAGGTAAGCGGAATTCCTAGTGTAGCGGTGAAATGCGTAGATATTAGGAAGAACACCGGTGGCGAAGGCGGCTTACTGGACTGAAACTGACGCTGAGTCACGAAAGCGTGGGAGCGAACAGGATTAGATACCCTGGTAGTCCACGCCGTAAACGATGAGTGCTAGGTGTTGGGAAGAGATTCTCGGTGCCGCAGCAAACGCAATAAGCACTCCACCTGGGGAGTACGACCGCAAGGTTGAAACTCAAAGGAATTGACGGGGACCCGCACAAGCGGTGGAGCATGTGGTTTAATTCGAAGCAACGCGAAGAACCTTACCTAAACTTGACATCCCGATGACAATCTGTGTAATGCAGACTTTCTTCGGAACATCGGTGACAGGTGGTGCATGGTTGTCGTCAGCTCGTGTCGTGAGATGTTGGGTTAAGTCCCGCAACGAGCGCAACCCCTATTCTTAGTAGCCAGCAATTCGGATGGGCACTCTAGGGAGACTGCCGTGGATAACACGGAGGAAGGTGGGGATGACGTCAAATCATCATGCCCCTTATGTTTAGGGCTACACACGTGCTACAATGGCTGTAACAAAGTGAAGCAAGATAGTGATATGGAGCAAAGCACAAAAAAGCAGTCCCAGTTCGGATTGTAGTCTGCAACTCGACTACATGAAGTTGGAATCGCTAGTAATCGCGAATCAGAATGTCGCGGTGAATACGTTCCCGGGTCTTGTACACACCGCCCGTCACACCATGGGAGTTGGAAGCGCCCGAAGCCTGTGACCTAACCGCAAGGGAGGAGCAGTCGAAGGTGAAGCCAGTGACTGGGGTGAAGTCGTAACAAGGTAGCCGTATCGGAAGGTGCGGCTGGATCACCTCCTTTCTAAGGAAAAAGGGAAGCTAATTCATTGATTATTTAGTTTTGAGTGTTTAAAACGTATTAATTTTACAAAGTAAAATTATATACACACTCACATATATTGTACATTGAAAATTAAATAACAAACACAACGCGATAAAGTTTGAGAAAACGATATCGTGAGCCAGACAAAAATGTTTAAGAGGTAAAAGCAAGAAATAAAAGTTTTTCCGAAAAAAGATTTAAACAATATCTCGGTGAATAAATAAAGAAACCGAAAGGTCAAGCTAATAAGAGCAAAGGGTGAATGCCTTGGCATCAAGAACCGAAGAAGGACGTAGAAAGCTGCGAAAAGCCACGAAGAGACGCAAACAGTCAGCGACTCGTGGATATCCGAATGGGGAAACCTAGCAGAGAAAAGCTCTGTTACTGCATACTGAATAAATAGGTATGTAGGGGGAACGTTGTGAACTGAAACATCTAAGTAGCAACAGGAAGAGAAAGAAAAATCGATTTCCTAAGTAGCGGCGAGCGAAAGGGAAGAAGGCCAAACCGACGAGCGTGCTTGTCGGGGTTGAGGACTGCATAATCCATTGACAAAGAATAGTCGAATTGTTTTGGGAAAGCAAACCAAAGAAGGTGAAAGTCCAGTAGACGAAATTTGGAGTCAGGAGGCAGAATCCAGAG containing:
- the alr gene encoding alanine racemase, which produces MIDYERVIAEINLDNIAYNMSNIRKNIDKKTKIMAIVKADAYGHGAVEVAKTALYNGADWLGVAIIDEAIELRKNNIFEPILILGHTMEHKFLQVIRYNITQTVFSYEMAKKLSDEATKIKKSVDIHIKIDTGMSRLGFLPTEESIEQIIAIKKLPYINITGIFTHFATSDMEDKSFTKNQFEKYKYVVDILEKRGFENIIKHISNSGAILDLEEYRLDMVRAGIILYGMYPSNQVLKTINLKPAMSLKTHISYVKEVEENVSVSYCRTYFTNKKTKIATIPVGYADGYARALSNKARVFINGEYANVIGNICMDQFMIDVTHISNIKQGDIAILMGEGITAEEIASLQGTINYEIVCNIGKRVPRVYIKNNQFLKIKK
- a CDS encoding S-layer homology domain-containing protein, with protein sequence MKKNLYSNFVRATAVSLTVALSGTAVFADTYANNAILKEKSQDSVKLIKVDVKKSTIHLYISKGLKVDEANERYGDNSGFSIISKRNGKEVNLPDRVTDVAIGKIGKESVIALTLGFTPKDGAEYILVYDSEKGKLEDKSGTGNKLESFKVNLKTGTFDEIVVKSSEEVETKLEKEPEKLPMVEIVPSIEESTESTTESKPVVEIVPSVEESTESTTESKPMVEIVPSIEESTESTTESKPVVEVVPSVEESTESTTESKPVVEVVPSVEESTESKPENKPVVEMVPSVEESTESTTESKPMVEVVPSIEESTESTTESKPMVEMVPSVEEGTESTTESKPVVEEQISQEIEEVKVINEEEKSEKVEDIIKFDDVKESHWANKSISKLVSVGVIKNTDSDKFNPNESVKKSDLINIITDTLGIDKKEELALNNLNDEVLREDAMVIVAKALESINIDLDKNTSSLNNFKDKDKISKESVDYISALVNANIICGSNGKLNVEKNITKAEVAVIMDRLYDVVNK
- a CDS encoding MurR/RpiR family transcriptional regulator, producing the protein MSFDELVNKHYNCLNQNDLFILEYIKNNKKECENLSIDELALKCNVSRTTILRFAKKLSLKGYSELKLYLKLENKKTINSIDNINLVCNAYEQAMLYIKNKNCNDIFKCIDNAKNIYLIGFGMVQSSIKKELKRIFMAAGKIFYDISGYNEAEMIINLADSDDVFILISVSGENEFILNCAKYLNIRNIQTISITELKDNSLAHISSYNLYISSVSLSSSLNNIVYNSVVSYFILIEILFLKYIEYKNIDKRCDGGYRGVSEQKL
- a CDS encoding alpha-glucoside-specific PTS transporter subunit IIBC; translated protein: MLQKIQKFGGAMFTPVLLFAFAGIVIGLGTLFTTQAVMGDLALPTSFWYKCWNVILQGGWTVFNQLPLLFVVGLPIGMANKQNGRCAMEALVLYLTFHYFLSAILSQWGANFGVDFSAEVGGTSGLTMIANIKTLDMGMLGALGISLVVIYLHNRFFDTKLPEWLGTFSGSTFIFMIGFVVMLPLALISAIVWPKVQDIMGLFQGFVTQMGAFGIWIFVFLERILIPFGLHHILYSPFWYDNVLVPGGLYSYWATQLPDIAASTESLRSLVPEAGFTSTGFSKIFGCPGVALAFYCTAKPEKKKKVLGLLIPITLTAIFCGVTEPIEFTFLFIAPMLFVVHALLAATLSTTMYLAGIVGIHAGGAIEMASLNWIPLMKNHWSQYLIMLLIGLTFTFIWFVVFRFLILKFDFKTPGREDDMEIKFGSKKEYREQKNKKSKDKNDDREFVLAILDGLGGKENIVEVTNCATRLRVNVKDETICKGDDYFKHIGAHGCFCKGKSYQVIIGLNVASVREEFEKFLY
- a CDS encoding 6-phospho-alpha-glucosidase, with protein sequence MENKKYSITVAGGGSTFTPGIALMLLENLDRFPIRKIIFYDNDKERQEIIAKACEIYFKENAPDIEFKYTTEPEEAFTDIDFVLAHIRVGKYAMREKDEKIPLKYGVVGQETCGPGGIAYGMRSIGGVLEILDYMEKYSPNAWMLNYSNPAAIVAEATRRLKPNSKILNICDMPIDLEEKMAHMVGLKSRKEMQVGYYGLNHFGWWHKIYDKEGKDLMPQIKKHIAVNGFADALSDTNQHVDESWVHTFKKAKDVYAVDPETIPNTYLKYYLFPDYIVETSNPEYTRANEVMDGREKHIFGMCREIIEKGTSVGCGFEADAHATYIVDLACAIAKNTQERFLLIVENEGAIENFDKTAMVEIPCIVGSNGYEKICQGVIPQFQKGLMEQQVSVEKLTVEAWIEGSYQKLWQALTLSKTVPSAKVAKLILDDLIEANKDYWPELK
- a CDS encoding type II toxin-antitoxin system PemK/MazF family toxin, producing MIVKRGDIFYADLSPVIGSEQGGVRPILIIQNDIGNRYSPTVICAAITSQINKAKLPTHIEIDCTKYPLIKDSVVLLEQVRTIDKKRMKEKIGHLDDTIMSKVDKALLISLGLNT
- a CDS encoding MurR/RpiR family transcriptional regulator, which gives rise to MNKNYEKLNQNDLHICNYILNNRKECINISIQELAKKCSVSHTSIFRLTTKLGLKGYSELKIYLKWEEEKKTKIKENELDKIYNDLISSLNIIKNRDCTDIFNLLDNANKIYSYASGSIQKSVCKFLKNSFLFSNKLLNVIEGREETQIVIKFLQKEDVFFIISLSGNDKFVNDFALKLKNKGVKVISITKDGNNELAQISDINLFFYTHYIKDNVFSTSAFFMISEILIFKYMQYKGL